In the genome of Tannockella kyphosi, one region contains:
- a CDS encoding ABC transporter permease, which produces MVIFHFMFDQMLLFCIPLLVVALAGLFSERSGVVNIALEGIMIFGAFIGILLMYFLQTYEILSGQALLLVCILAAAIAGGLFSLFHAVASVSFGADQTISGTALNLLAPAIGVFVAKLIFNGTDSISFKNEFIISRVPVLTDIPFIGELLFTNFYLTTFLGIFILIGTWFFFYKTKFGLRMRACGEFPQAADAAGINVGKMRYLGVIISGVLAGVGGIIYVIPVTTSFDSQVAGYGFLALAVLIFGNWKPWRIATASVFFAICKTISTTYVIVPVLLNSGISPTYYKLLPYVATLILLAFTSKNSAAPKACGEPYDKSKR; this is translated from the coding sequence ATGGTTATTTTTCATTTCATGTTTGATCAAATGTTATTGTTTTGTATTCCTTTATTAGTAGTTGCTCTTGCTGGGCTATTTAGTGAACGAAGCGGTGTAGTTAACATTGCTTTAGAAGGGATTATGATTTTTGGTGCTTTTATTGGGATTTTATTAATGTATTTTTTACAAACTTATGAAATTTTATCTGGTCAAGCACTTTTATTAGTTTGTATTCTTGCTGCTGCAATTGCTGGAGGATTATTTTCTTTATTTCATGCTGTTGCCTCGGTTAGTTTTGGTGCAGATCAAACAATTAGTGGGACTGCTTTAAATTTATTAGCACCTGCAATTGGTGTTTTTGTTGCTAAATTAATTTTTAATGGAACTGATAGTATTTCATTTAAAAATGAATTTATTATTTCAAGAGTTCCAGTGTTAACAGATATTCCATTTATTGGAGAACTACTTTTCACGAATTTCTATTTAACAACTTTTTTAGGGATTTTTATCTTGATTGGAACTTGGTTCTTCTTTTATAAGACTAAATTTGGTTTGAGAATGCGTGCATGTGGAGAATTTCCACAGGCTGCTGATGCTGCCGGTATTAATGTTGGTAAAATGCGTTATTTAGGGGTTATTATTTCTGGAGTTTTAGCTGGAGTTGGTGGGATTATTTATGTTATCCCTGTAACAACTTCATTTGATAGCCAAGTGGCTGGATATGGGTTTTTAGCGTTAGCGGTTTTGATTTTTGGTAACTGGAAGCCTTGGCGTATTGCTACTGCTTCTGTGTTCTTTGCTATTTGCAAAACAATTTCAACAACTTATGTAATTGTTCCAGTATTATTAAATTCTGGAATTTCGCCAACGTATTATAAATTATTACCTTACGTTGCAACTTTAATATTGCTTGCGTTTACTTCGAAAAACTCTGCTGCACCTAAAGCTTGTGGCGAGCCTTACGATAAATCGAAAAGATAG
- a CDS encoding BMP family lipoprotein codes for MKKLLALFLVFSVCLTGCSSSDSDTAAETYEIALVTDEGTITDESFNQSAWEAVVAFGDEYGVTYKYYEPLEFDTAGYTSSIEEAIDNGAKVIVCPGYKFADAVGQAQYDYPDVNFILIDSTPTLEGEECDIESNLYCVTYLEQQAGYLAGYAAVVEGFTEIGFMGGIALPAVVNFGYGYVQGAADAAEELGVTINMTYYYTGSFNASTDIKASASSWYASGVEIIFSCGGGICDSIFAAAEEVGAYTIGVDSDQSSSSDTVITSAMKGVVNTVYDTLILYSEGSFPSGYEILGAEGDYVGLSDDFSRFSVFTEDDYTALFENVKNGSIAIETYSDYSDYAGDPSMFATDSMTITYIAD; via the coding sequence ATGAAAAAATTATTAGCTTTATTTTTAGTGTTTTCTGTTTGTTTAACTGGATGTTCTAGTAGTGACAGCGATACAGCTGCTGAAACTTATGAAATTGCGTTAGTAACAGACGAAGGTACTATTACTGATGAGTCATTTAATCAAAGTGCTTGGGAAGCTGTTGTAGCTTTTGGAGATGAGTATGGAGTGACTTACAAATATTATGAACCACTTGAATTTGATACTGCTGGGTATACTTCATCTATTGAAGAAGCAATTGATAATGGTGCGAAAGTTATTGTTTGTCCAGGTTACAAATTTGCAGATGCTGTTGGGCAAGCGCAATATGATTATCCTGATGTTAACTTTATCTTAATCGATTCTACACCAACTCTTGAAGGAGAAGAATGTGATATCGAATCAAATTTATATTGTGTTACATATTTAGAACAACAAGCTGGTTACTTAGCTGGTTATGCTGCTGTTGTTGAAGGATTTACTGAAATTGGATTTATGGGTGGTATCGCTTTACCTGCAGTAGTTAACTTCGGATATGGTTATGTTCAAGGTGCTGCTGATGCTGCTGAAGAATTAGGAGTTACTATCAACATGACTTACTATTATACTGGATCATTCAATGCAAGTACTGACATTAAGGCTTCTGCTTCATCTTGGTATGCATCTGGTGTTGAAATAATTTTCTCTTGTGGTGGAGGAATTTGTGATTCAATTTTCGCTGCTGCTGAAGAAGTAGGTGCTTATACTATCGGTGTTGACAGTGATCAAAGTAGTTCTTCTGACACAGTTATTACTTCTGCTATGAAGGGTGTTGTTAATACTGTATATGATACTTTAATTCTTTATAGTGAAGGTAGTTTCCCTTCAGGTTATGAAATTTTAGGAGCTGAAGGTGATTATGTTGGATTATCTGATGATTTCTCTAGATTCAGTGTATTTACTGAAGATGATTATACTGCATTATTTGAAAATGTAAAAAATGGTTCAATTGCTATTGAAACATATTCAGATTATTCTGATTACGCTGGAGATCCTAGCATGTTTGCTACTGACTCTATGACAATCACTTATATTGCTGACTAA
- a CDS encoding DNA translocase FtsK, whose translation MAKTKRSVKAKQEEISKDLQMRLAGLMGMFLVALASLQLGFVGQKTHYLFLVLFGNFTGILYFILFVLFGYLLIKAIIPKFTGPRAVGLYLLMLGILLIISVPSNTEIVGFDVLSSYISTLPLNRGGIIGSFIYSLFSMLFDYIGTMIAAVILICVGLIFVGGKEYTVYMQKQKAKKKVKKEVKIDNQTYQVKEVKQPKRKEFFTQNEVKKAPLFPEQVFEEKNIKEDTPTIDILKTNEKVGKEPKKVVPFTIIENTQPEPIEEEVPLVLPNQDDTNYQLPPLTLLKYSKKTKSNNKDSALDNAQRLTNVLQQFGVNASIQDVFIGPSITKYELVLETGTRVNKIIQLQDDIRLALATKDIRIEAPIPGKSAVGIEMPNETSSLVSFRELFHDIPNDLKSNKLVVPLGKDVSGHCVYAALNKMPHLLIAGATGSGKSVCVNTIICSILMRAKPSEVKLILIDPKKVELSNYNGIPHLLTPVVTDPKKAASVLREVVNEMERRYDVFTMHNVRNIESYNEYAKKKNDLSPDEKLEVLSYFVVILDEVADLMMVASKEVEDCIMRIAQKARAAGIHMIVATQRPSTDVITGVIKANIPSRIAFAVASSIDSRTILDSTGAERLLGKGDMLYLPMGTSSPQRVQGAFVSDEEVAKITNYVSIQQTAKYAERFEKIQNESVSSSDNDDNDEEYEDCRNYVISVQKASASLLQRQFRIGYNKAARIIDQLESDGIIGPQIGSKPREVYVRAYEEEN comes from the coding sequence ATGGCAAAAACAAAAAGAAGTGTAAAAGCAAAACAAGAAGAGATTAGTAAAGATTTACAAATGCGTTTAGCTGGTTTAATGGGAATGTTTCTTGTTGCCTTAGCTAGTTTACAATTAGGGTTTGTAGGTCAAAAAACACATTACTTATTTCTTGTTTTATTTGGAAATTTTACAGGTATTTTATATTTTATTTTGTTTGTTTTATTTGGCTATCTATTAATAAAAGCAATTATTCCCAAATTTACTGGACCTCGTGCAGTAGGGCTTTATTTATTAATGCTAGGTATTTTGTTAATTATTAGTGTCCCAAGTAATACTGAAATAGTTGGCTTTGATGTATTAAGTAGTTATATTAGTACATTGCCTCTTAATCGAGGAGGAATTATAGGATCTTTTATTTATTCTTTGTTTAGCATGTTATTTGATTATATTGGAACGATGATTGCGGCTGTTATCTTGATTTGTGTTGGATTAATTTTTGTTGGTGGTAAAGAATACACGGTATATATGCAAAAACAAAAAGCAAAAAAGAAAGTCAAAAAAGAAGTGAAGATTGATAATCAAACATATCAAGTAAAAGAAGTAAAACAACCTAAAAGGAAAGAATTTTTTACTCAAAATGAAGTTAAAAAAGCGCCATTATTTCCAGAACAAGTATTTGAAGAAAAAAATATAAAAGAGGATACTCCAACTATTGATATTTTAAAAACAAATGAAAAAGTAGGTAAGGAACCTAAAAAAGTAGTTCCATTTACAATTATTGAAAATACGCAACCAGAACCAATAGAAGAAGAAGTTCCCTTGGTTTTACCAAACCAAGATGATACGAATTATCAATTACCACCTTTAACTTTATTAAAATATAGTAAAAAAACAAAATCTAATAATAAAGATAGTGCCTTAGATAATGCACAAAGACTAACCAATGTTTTACAACAATTTGGTGTCAATGCTTCTATTCAAGATGTCTTTATTGGTCCTTCTATTACAAAATATGAATTGGTTTTAGAAACAGGTACTCGTGTTAATAAAATCATTCAACTACAAGATGATATTCGTTTAGCCTTAGCAACAAAAGATATCCGTATTGAAGCACCAATTCCAGGAAAGTCTGCAGTTGGTATTGAAATGCCTAATGAGACTTCCTCTTTAGTATCTTTTAGAGAATTGTTTCATGATATTCCAAATGATTTAAAATCAAATAAATTAGTAGTGCCTTTAGGAAAAGATGTTAGTGGTCATTGTGTATATGCAGCTTTAAATAAGATGCCACATTTACTGATTGCTGGAGCTACTGGTAGTGGTAAATCTGTTTGTGTTAATACGATTATTTGTAGTATTTTAATGAGAGCAAAACCTAGTGAAGTGAAGCTTATTTTAATTGATCCTAAAAAAGTAGAGTTATCTAACTATAATGGGATACCTCATTTATTAACTCCAGTAGTAACAGATCCTAAAAAAGCTGCTAGTGTATTAAGAGAAGTTGTTAATGAAATGGAACGTCGTTATGATGTTTTTACAATGCATAATGTTCGTAATATTGAGTCTTATAATGAGTATGCTAAAAAGAAAAATGATCTTTCTCCTGATGAAAAGCTAGAGGTCTTAAGCTATTTTGTAGTTATTTTAGATGAAGTAGCTGATTTAATGATGGTAGCTAGTAAAGAAGTAGAGGATTGTATTATGCGTATTGCTCAAAAAGCACGTGCTGCTGGTATCCATATGATTGTTGCAACCCAAAGACCAAGTACTGATGTTATTACTGGTGTCATTAAAGCAAATATTCCTTCACGTATTGCTTTTGCAGTGGCTTCCAGTATTGATTCTAGAACAATATTAGATTCTACTGGTGCTGAAAGGTTACTTGGTAAAGGAGATATGTTGTATTTACCAATGGGGACTAGTTCACCACAACGTGTCCAAGGGGCATTTGTTAGTGATGAAGAGGTTGCTAAAATAACAAACTATGTTTCTATTCAACAAACTGCTAAATATGCTGAAAGATTTGAAAAGATTCAAAATGAATCTGTATCATCATCTGATAATGATGATAATGATGAAGAGTATGAAGATTGTCGTAATTATGTAATAAGCGTTCAAAAAGCAAGTGCTTCTTTATTACAAAGACAATTTAGAATTGGATACAATAAGGCAGCTCGTATTATTGATCAATTAGAAAGTGATGGCATCATTGGGCCTCAAATTGGGTCTAAACCCCGTGAAGTATATGTTAGAGCTTATGAAGAAGAAAATTAA
- a CDS encoding DUF896 domain-containing protein, with product MSQIDSELIARINVLAKKKKEGTLTSEESIEQQELRAIYIKEFRKGFKSQLTSIKVVDPEGNDVTPEKLKQEKEKNKLS from the coding sequence ATGAGTCAAATTGATAGTGAACTAATCGCTCGAATTAATGTTCTTGCAAAGAAGAAAAAAGAAGGCACACTTACTAGTGAAGAATCTATAGAACAACAAGAACTACGAGCTATCTATATAAAGGAATTTAGAAAAGGTTTTAAGAGTCAACTAACATCTATTAAAGTTGTTGACCCAGAAGGTAATGATGTAACACCAGAAAAATTAAAACAAGAAAAAGAAAAAAATAAACTTTCATAG
- the yfmF gene encoding EF-P 5-aminopentanol modification-associated protein YfmF, with amino-acid sequence MNKIIKTDAYTLHVIPTKKFKNISMSLKLCANLTKENATKRTLLSFMFTAGTNEYPSPREFSTYLEGMYGARFSSSVSSTGKAHIINLTSVVVNEKFLIEKESLTTKQVDLFKEVLFHPFIKNNQFDQKIFDMKKKELKARIRANKDDKFTYSFDKLLENMGDNHVLGISSNGYENEIDEIDNKELYQYLLSCLKNDEKYIYVVGDVDENIQTIFENNLLFDKQIQNIESAYPFESNRAEVLEIIEKQDIKQAKLNMGYTIDCSILDNKHFAFTLFNSIFGGFSQSKLFKVVREKHSLCYYVSSNYDSFNGVMIVCAGIEGDDYLKTRSLIEEQLVCMQKGEFSEEDINIAKMMIKNTLIKSNDEPGSMIASAFKRDLIGQVMDSNEYFEKILAITKDEIMEAANGIKLDTVFLLTGGNENE; translated from the coding sequence ATGAATAAAATAATAAAAACAGATGCATATACATTGCATGTAATACCAACAAAAAAATTTAAAAATATATCTATGTCATTAAAGCTATGTGCAAATCTAACAAAAGAGAATGCAACTAAAAGAACGTTACTTTCTTTTATGTTTACAGCAGGTACGAATGAATATCCATCACCTAGAGAGTTTTCTACTTATTTAGAGGGAATGTATGGGGCTAGATTTAGTTCTAGTGTTTCTTCAACTGGAAAAGCACATATTATCAACTTGACTAGTGTAGTGGTTAATGAAAAGTTTTTAATTGAAAAAGAATCACTAACAACGAAACAAGTCGATCTATTTAAAGAAGTATTATTTCATCCTTTTATTAAAAATAATCAATTTGATCAAAAAATATTTGATATGAAGAAAAAAGAATTGAAAGCACGTATACGTGCTAATAAGGATGATAAGTTTACATATAGTTTTGATAAATTATTAGAAAATATGGGAGATAATCATGTTTTAGGTATCTCTTCGAATGGTTATGAAAATGAAATTGATGAAATTGATAATAAGGAATTATATCAATATTTATTATCTTGCTTAAAAAATGATGAAAAATATATATATGTAGTAGGGGATGTTGATGAAAATATTCAAACTATTTTTGAAAATAACTTATTATTTGATAAGCAAATTCAAAATATTGAATCCGCTTATCCTTTTGAAAGCAATAGAGCAGAAGTTTTAGAAATTATTGAAAAGCAAGATATTAAACAAGCAAAATTAAATATGGGATATACAATTGATTGTAGTATTTTAGATAATAAACATTTTGCTTTTACATTATTTAATTCTATCTTTGGAGGATTCTCTCAATCTAAATTATTTAAAGTGGTAAGAGAAAAACATAGTTTATGTTATTATGTTTCTTCAAATTATGATTCTTTTAATGGGGTTATGATTGTTTGTGCAGGTATTGAAGGGGATGATTATTTAAAAACACGTTCTCTAATTGAAGAACAATTAGTATGTATGCAAAAAGGAGAATTTAGTGAAGAGGATATAAATATAGCGAAAATGATGATTAAAAATACGCTTATTAAGTCAAATGATGAACCTGGTAGTATGATTGCTAGTGCTTTTAAACGTGATTTAATTGGTCAAGTAATGGATTCTAATGAGTATTTTGAGAAGATATTAGCGATAACGAAAGATGAAATTATGGAAGCTGCTAATGGTATTAAATTAGATACTGTATTCTTATTAACAGGAGGTAATGAAAATGAATAA
- a CDS encoding ABC transporter permease, translated as MKNKNLIIALTSSLVAIVIGLIIGFIVVYLTDSSIAVDAYTVLLSGGFYKGIKSTGEVLFYAMPVMMTGLSVAFAFKCGVFNIGTPGQYILGAFTSIFVCTYCDFIPSSVLWLVALIAGGIAGAIWAIIPGILKAFRNVNVVISCIMMNYIGMLLVIKWVKQYIYNSTGATSLTVSSANAVPSFGLYDFFNRSNVNIGIFIAIGLCILAYFILNKTTFGFELKAVGYNSEASRYAGMDDKKCIIISMMIAGFFAGIGGALAYTAGTGKSISTSEVLAADGFTGISIALLGFNNPLGVICAALFISYIELGGYYMQAYNIPVEIIDVIVACIIYCSAFSFFIRKIIESFFEKIGKGGKE; from the coding sequence ATGAAAAATAAAAATCTAATCATCGCTCTAACTTCTTCATTGGTGGCTATAGTCATTGGTTTAATTATTGGTTTTATTGTTGTTTATCTTACTGACTCTTCTATTGCTGTAGATGCATATACAGTCTTATTGAGTGGTGGTTTTTATAAAGGTATTAAAAGTACAGGTGAAGTTTTGTTTTATGCTATGCCTGTTATGATGACAGGGTTGTCAGTTGCTTTTGCATTTAAATGTGGGGTTTTCAATATTGGAACTCCAGGACAATATATTTTAGGAGCCTTTACTTCGATATTTGTTTGTACATATTGTGACTTTATACCTTCATCAGTACTATGGTTAGTTGCTTTAATTGCAGGTGGAATTGCTGGAGCTATTTGGGCAATTATTCCAGGTATATTGAAGGCGTTCCGTAATGTAAATGTTGTTATTTCTTGCATTATGATGAACTATATCGGTATGCTTCTTGTTATTAAGTGGGTAAAACAATATATTTATAATTCTACAGGTGCAACTTCATTAACTGTTTCGTCTGCAAATGCAGTACCTTCGTTTGGTTTGTATGATTTTTTTAATCGTTCAAATGTTAACATTGGTATTTTCATTGCAATTGGATTATGTATTCTTGCTTATTTTATTTTAAATAAAACTACATTTGGTTTTGAACTAAAAGCTGTAGGGTATAATTCAGAAGCAAGTAGATATGCTGGAATGGATGATAAAAAATGCATTATTATTTCAATGATGATTGCTGGATTCTTTGCGGGTATTGGTGGTGCTTTAGCTTATACTGCAGGGACTGGTAAATCAATTTCAACATCAGAAGTCTTAGCGGCTGATGGGTTCACTGGAATTTCAATTGCATTGTTAGGGTTTAATAATCCTTTAGGTGTTATTTGTGCGGCATTATTTATTTCGTACATTGAACTTGGAGGATATTATATGCAAGCTTATAATATTCCAGTGGAAATCATTGATGTTATCGTTGCATGTATTATTTATTGTAGTGCATTTTCATTCTTTATTCGAAAGATTATTGAAAGCTTTTTTGAAAAAATTGGTAAAGGAGGTAAAGAATAA
- a CDS encoding ABC transporter ATP-binding protein, producing MEYVIEMLNITKEFPGIIANDDVTLQLKKGEIHALLGENGAGKSTLMSILFGLYQPNKGCIKINGEEVKINNPLDANDHAIGMVHQHFKLVHNFTVLENIVLGIEPTKNGKLFLNEARERVLELSKQYHLNVNPDALISDITVGMQQRVEILKMLYRNNNILIFDEPTAVLTPQEIIELLKIMKNLISEGKSIIFITHKLNEIKEVANRCTILRKGKYIDTVNVDEVSKEDLSRMMVGRDVNFEVEKSEIPLGDVILEVKNLSYALHETHKKVLDNISFDIHAGEIVCVAGIDGNGQSELVYALTGMLEHTDGKVFMHGEDISKHSVRKRIEGGMAHIPEDRHKHGLVLDYSLEENIILKNYFHKEISSKGFLKFKNIRERANQLIEKFDIRSGQGAISNTRGMSGGNQQKVIIAREVSQESDLLIAVQPIRGLDVGAIEFVHKQLVAQRNNNSAVLLISLELEEVMSVSDRILVIYEGEIVANVRPEDITVEELGLYMSGSKRGVGYEK from the coding sequence ATGGAATATGTTATAGAAATGTTGAATATTACGAAAGAATTTCCTGGTATCATTGCTAATGATGATGTTACTCTCCAATTAAAAAAAGGAGAGATTCATGCTTTATTAGGTGAAAATGGTGCTGGAAAATCTACACTAATGTCAATTTTATTTGGTCTTTACCAACCAAATAAAGGATGTATAAAAATAAATGGTGAAGAAGTCAAAATTAATAACCCACTTGATGCCAATGATCATGCAATAGGGATGGTGCATCAACATTTTAAGTTGGTTCATAATTTTACAGTTTTGGAAAATATTGTTTTAGGGATTGAACCTACAAAAAATGGAAAGTTGTTTTTAAATGAAGCTCGAGAACGTGTTCTTGAATTGTCAAAGCAATATCATTTAAATGTCAATCCAGACGCTTTAATTAGTGATATTACAGTTGGTATGCAACAACGTGTTGAAATTTTAAAAATGTTGTATAGAAATAATAATATTTTAATTTTTGATGAACCAACTGCTGTTTTAACACCTCAAGAAATAATTGAACTTTTAAAAATCATGAAAAACTTAATTAGCGAAGGAAAATCAATTATTTTTATTACTCATAAGTTAAATGAAATTAAAGAAGTAGCAAATCGTTGCACAATTTTACGTAAAGGTAAATATATTGATACTGTAAACGTAGATGAAGTTTCAAAAGAAGATTTATCTAGGATGATGGTTGGACGTGATGTAAATTTTGAAGTCGAAAAAAGTGAAATTCCTTTAGGGGATGTTATTTTAGAAGTTAAAAATCTTTCATACGCTCTTCATGAAACACATAAAAAGGTTTTAGATAATATTTCTTTTGATATTCATGCTGGAGAAATTGTGTGTGTAGCAGGTATTGATGGTAATGGACAATCAGAACTTGTTTATGCTTTAACTGGTATGTTAGAGCATACAGACGGAAAAGTGTTTATGCATGGAGAAGACATAAGTAAGCATTCTGTTCGTAAACGTATTGAAGGTGGAATGGCTCATATTCCAGAAGATCGTCATAAACATGGGCTTGTTTTAGATTATTCTTTAGAAGAAAACATTATTTTGAAAAACTATTTTCATAAGGAAATCTCTTCAAAGGGATTTTTGAAATTTAAAAATATCCGTGAAAGAGCAAATCAGTTAATTGAAAAATTTGATATTCGTTCTGGTCAAGGGGCAATTTCAAACACTAGAGGAATGTCTGGTGGTAACCAACAAAAAGTTATTATTGCTCGTGAAGTTTCTCAAGAATCAGATTTATTAATTGCTGTTCAACCAATCCGTGGTTTAGATGTAGGAGCAATTGAATTTGTTCATAAACAACTAGTGGCTCAAAGAAATAATAATAGTGCTGTATTATTGATTAGTTTAGAATTAGAGGAAGTTATGTCTGTCAGTGATCGTATTCTTGTTATTTATGAAGGAGAGATTGTTGCAAATGTTCGTCCTGAAGATATTACGGTAGAAGAATTAGGGCTATATATGTCCGGATCGAAGCGAGGTGTAGGCTATGAAAAATAA
- the yfmH gene encoding EF-P 5-aminopentanol modification-associated protein YfmH, with protein sequence MNKTYYQSLQETVYHETMENGLEVYLIQKLGFEKTFGLFNTCFGSVDTTFVPLGQSEMVNVEDGVAHFLEHKMFDMNGGDASDEFAKLGASTNAYTSSSRTAYQFTATSNINECIELLLDFVQSLEISEESVEKEKGIITQEIRMYDDDPDWRVYFGSIQNLYQHHPVGVDIAGDKESVHRTSKEMLETCYQTFYHPSNMMLVVVGNIEVEATMELIRQNQANKTFELPKPIVRHQTIEPKEVKLERSELIMDVELNKIILSIKVNDIVEDTVAKIKRELAINILFDLLFSKSSKIYNDWLEEGIINSSFSASYTQERDYAFILIGGDVDDYQKLEETLMKFLDDLVNLEIHESDFLRMKRKNMGMFINMYNSPESIANMFSRYYFEGVHSFELIELLNTITLEDVYNTILLFDKKYASICIVKSK encoded by the coding sequence ATGAATAAAACATATTATCAAAGTTTACAAGAAACGGTTTACCATGAAACAATGGAAAATGGTTTGGAAGTATATTTGATTCAAAAATTAGGATTTGAAAAAACATTTGGTTTATTTAATACTTGTTTTGGATCAGTTGATACTACTTTTGTTCCTTTAGGACAAAGTGAAATGGTGAATGTTGAAGATGGAGTTGCTCATTTTTTAGAACATAAAATGTTTGATATGAATGGTGGAGATGCTTCTGATGAGTTCGCTAAATTAGGGGCTAGTACCAATGCATATACTTCATCTAGTCGAACTGCTTATCAATTTACAGCTACAAGTAATATTAATGAGTGTATTGAATTATTATTAGATTTTGTACAATCATTAGAAATTAGTGAAGAAAGTGTTGAAAAAGAAAAAGGAATTATTACGCAAGAGATACGTATGTACGATGATGATCCTGATTGGCGTGTGTATTTTGGGTCAATTCAAAACTTATATCAACATCATCCAGTAGGCGTAGATATCGCTGGAGATAAGGAAAGTGTTCATCGTACTTCTAAAGAAATGTTAGAAACATGTTATCAAACTTTTTATCATCCTAGTAATATGATGCTTGTTGTTGTTGGTAATATTGAAGTAGAAGCTACGATGGAATTGATTCGTCAAAATCAAGCGAATAAAACATTTGAATTACCTAAACCAATTGTTCGTCATCAAACAATAGAACCAAAAGAAGTGAAATTAGAACGCAGTGAATTGATTATGGATGTTGAATTAAATAAAATCATTTTATCTATTAAAGTAAATGATATTGTAGAAGATACTGTAGCTAAAATTAAAAGAGAGTTAGCTATTAATATATTGTTTGATTTATTGTTTTCTAAGAGCTCTAAAATTTACAATGATTGGTTAGAAGAAGGTATTATCAATAGTAGTTTTTCTGCTAGTTATACTCAAGAAAGAGATTATGCTTTTATCTTAATAGGTGGTGATGTTGATGACTATCAAAAACTAGAAGAAACATTAATGAAGTTTTTAGATGACTTAGTAAATCTAGAAATTCATGAATCTGATTTTTTAAGAATGAAAAGAAAAAACATGGGGATGTTTATTAATATGTATAATTCACCTGAAAGTATTGCGAATATGTTTAGTCGTTATTATTTTGAAGGAGTCCATTCTTTTGAATTAATTGAATTATTAAATACGATTACATTAGAAGATGTGTATAATACAATTCTATTATTTGACAAAAAATACGCAAGTATTTGTATTGTTAAAAGCAAATAA